A genome region from Solirubrobacter pauli includes the following:
- a CDS encoding glutamate ABC transporter substrate-binding protein, whose translation MQGLRWLGVALTVGALAFAGCGDDEEPTSGSGAAGGEATTEATPAATAEKFAADTSLGKIQAKGEITIGVKFDVPPFGIKNPQSGEVEGFDIEMGKAVAAKLGVKPKFIEAISDNRIPFLENGTADLILSTMTINEERVGQINFSDPYFIARGRVLVPEGSDITGVADLGGKNVCTALGSTYEANLKKQAPDAKLKLVDSYSECFELVQNGAVDAVSTDDVILTGMIIQDPTLSLVGDQLTQEPYGAGIKKDDQEMTDFVNSTFQEIKDNGTWMKVYDEWVGKYTKEPGEPPTIGVDEAVELVKNN comes from the coding sequence ATGCAGGGTTTGCGTTGGCTGGGAGTAGCGCTGACCGTGGGCGCGTTGGCGTTCGCGGGGTGTGGGGACGACGAAGAGCCCACTTCGGGCAGTGGGGCGGCCGGAGGGGAGGCGACGACGGAGGCGACTCCGGCGGCGACGGCCGAGAAGTTCGCGGCGGACACGTCGCTGGGGAAGATCCAGGCCAAGGGCGAGATCACGATCGGCGTCAAGTTCGACGTGCCGCCGTTCGGCATCAAGAACCCGCAGTCGGGTGAGGTCGAGGGCTTCGACATCGAGATGGGCAAGGCCGTCGCGGCCAAGCTCGGCGTCAAGCCGAAGTTCATCGAGGCGATCTCGGACAACCGAATCCCGTTCCTCGAGAACGGCACGGCGGACCTGATCCTCTCGACGATGACCATCAACGAGGAGCGGGTCGGGCAGATCAACTTCTCCGATCCGTACTTCATCGCGCGCGGCCGCGTGCTCGTGCCGGAAGGCTCGGACATCACGGGCGTGGCCGACCTCGGAGGCAAGAACGTCTGCACGGCGCTCGGCTCGACCTACGAGGCGAACCTCAAGAAGCAGGCGCCGGACGCCAAGCTCAAGCTCGTCGACTCCTACTCGGAGTGCTTCGAGCTCGTGCAGAACGGTGCCGTCGACGCGGTCTCCACGGACGACGTGATCCTCACGGGCATGATCATCCAGGACCCGACGCTCTCGCTCGTCGGCGATCAGCTGACGCAGGAGCCGTACGGCGCCGGCATCAAGAAGGACGATCAGGAGATGACCGACTTCGTCAACAGCACCTTCCAGGAGATCAAGGACAACGGCACCTGGATGAAGGTCTACGACGAGTGGGTCGGCAAGTACACCAAGGAGCCGGGCGAGCCGCCGACCATCGGCGTCGACGAAGCCGTCGAGCTGGTCAAGAACAACTAG
- a CDS encoding FadR/GntR family transcriptional regulator, which translates to MVRPIAFGTVQRDALPDQIAARLIALITERQLKPGDRLPPERELATTMGVSRSSLREALRALAMLGVAEMRQGDGTYLTALEPEQLLRPVGLVLSLSDAGLAELFEARKLVEPGLAALAAQRIDIAAAEELLRCAQASPKELEDAEAFMWNDIELHGLIARAADNALLSRLLDSVASMGIASRRRTGRLAQVRAQSAQDHIEIAAAIAAGDAEEARAAMLRHLENVESAVTG; encoded by the coding sequence ATGGTCCGGCCAATTGCCTTCGGCACGGTGCAGCGCGATGCGCTCCCCGACCAGATCGCCGCGCGGCTGATCGCGCTCATCACCGAGCGCCAGCTCAAGCCCGGAGATCGGCTGCCGCCGGAGCGCGAGCTGGCGACCACCATGGGCGTGAGCCGGTCGTCGCTGCGCGAGGCGCTGCGCGCGCTCGCGATGCTCGGCGTCGCCGAGATGCGCCAGGGCGACGGCACGTACCTGACGGCACTGGAACCGGAGCAACTACTTCGGCCGGTCGGGCTAGTGCTCAGCCTCAGCGACGCCGGGCTGGCGGAGCTCTTCGAGGCGCGCAAGCTCGTCGAGCCCGGCCTGGCGGCGCTGGCCGCGCAGCGGATCGACATCGCCGCGGCGGAGGAGCTGCTGCGCTGCGCGCAGGCGTCGCCCAAGGAGCTCGAGGACGCCGAGGCGTTCATGTGGAACGACATCGAGCTGCACGGGCTGATCGCCCGCGCCGCCGACAACGCGCTGCTCAGCCGGCTGCTGGACTCGGTGGCGAGCATGGGCATCGCGAGCCGCCGCCGGACCGGGCGGCTGGCGCAGGTACGCGCGCAGAGCGCGCAGGATCACATCGAGATCGCCGCGGCCATCGCCGCGGGTGATGCGGAGGAGGCCAGGGCAGCGATGTTGCGGCACCTGGAGAACGTCGAAAGTGCGGTGACCGGATGA
- a CDS encoding glycoside hydrolase family 15 protein gives MASRIEDYALIGDTRTAALVGRDGSIDWLCVPRFDSGACFAALLGEPRHGRWQLAPRDDVVSVRRRYRDGTLVLETELETATGVVRVIDCMPLPDDTTTEVARLVEGVRGEVAMAMELIVRFDYGRVVPWVRRLDGGVSATAGPDALLLRSPVPTRGADLTTRADFTVRAGDAVPFLLSWYPSAQRPPGPLDVARTIAETERWWADWSQRCTVGGDWQALVKRSLVTLKALTYGPTGGIVAAPTTSLPEQIGGVRNWDYRYCWLRDATLTLLALIHAGYLNEAAAWRDWLLRSVAGRPADTQIMYGPAGERRLTELELDWLPGYEGSTPVRVGNAASEQFQLDVYGEVMDALLQARRAGLDLDANAWRLQVALVGHVERAWRDPDEGIWEVRGPRRHFVHSKVMAWVALDRAIKTAERYGLDGPVQRWRAARDEIHAEVCDRGFDRDRGTFTQSYGSRALDAALLLMPAVGFLAGTDERVVGTIDAVERELSHDGFLLRYSTEEADDGLPPGEGAFLPCSFWLVDALVLSGRRDRALALFERLSSLTNDLGLLSEEYDPVARRQVGNFPQAFSHLALVNSALLLSRDERAAPADERANV, from the coding sequence GTGGCGTCACGGATCGAGGACTACGCGCTGATCGGGGACACGCGGACGGCCGCGCTCGTCGGACGTGACGGATCGATCGACTGGTTGTGCGTCCCGCGGTTCGACTCGGGCGCGTGCTTCGCCGCGTTGCTGGGTGAGCCGCGTCACGGGCGATGGCAGCTCGCACCCCGCGACGACGTCGTGTCGGTACGGCGCCGGTACCGCGACGGGACGCTCGTGCTCGAGACCGAGCTCGAGACCGCGACGGGCGTGGTGCGCGTGATCGACTGCATGCCACTGCCCGATGACACGACCACCGAGGTCGCGCGGCTGGTCGAGGGCGTGCGCGGCGAGGTCGCGATGGCGATGGAGCTGATCGTGCGCTTCGACTACGGCCGCGTCGTGCCCTGGGTACGGCGGCTGGACGGCGGCGTGTCGGCGACGGCGGGGCCGGACGCGCTGCTGCTTCGTTCCCCGGTGCCCACGCGCGGCGCCGATCTGACCACGCGCGCGGACTTCACCGTGCGCGCCGGTGACGCGGTGCCGTTCCTGCTCAGCTGGTACCCGTCCGCCCAACGACCGCCGGGCCCGCTCGACGTCGCCCGGACCATCGCGGAGACCGAGCGCTGGTGGGCGGATTGGTCGCAGCGATGCACTGTCGGCGGCGACTGGCAGGCTCTCGTCAAGCGCTCGCTGGTGACGCTGAAGGCGCTCACGTACGGCCCGACCGGCGGGATCGTCGCTGCGCCGACCACCTCGCTTCCGGAGCAGATCGGCGGCGTGCGCAACTGGGACTACCGCTACTGCTGGCTGCGCGACGCCACGCTGACGCTGCTGGCGCTCATCCACGCCGGCTACCTGAACGAGGCGGCCGCGTGGCGCGACTGGCTGCTGCGCTCGGTCGCCGGCCGGCCCGCCGACACGCAGATCATGTACGGCCCCGCGGGCGAGCGGCGGCTGACCGAGCTCGAGCTGGACTGGCTGCCGGGCTACGAGGGCTCGACCCCCGTACGTGTCGGGAACGCCGCGTCGGAGCAGTTCCAGCTGGACGTCTACGGCGAGGTCATGGACGCGCTGCTGCAGGCGCGGCGGGCGGGCCTCGACCTGGACGCGAACGCGTGGCGGCTGCAGGTCGCCCTCGTCGGCCACGTCGAACGGGCCTGGCGTGACCCGGACGAGGGCATCTGGGAGGTGCGCGGACCGCGCCGGCACTTCGTGCACTCGAAGGTGATGGCCTGGGTCGCTCTCGACCGTGCGATCAAGACCGCCGAGCGCTACGGCCTCGACGGCCCCGTGCAACGCTGGCGGGCGGCGCGCGACGAGATCCACGCCGAGGTGTGCGACCGCGGATTCGATCGCGACCGCGGCACGTTCACGCAGTCCTACGGCTCCCGCGCGCTCGACGCCGCGTTGCTGCTCATGCCGGCGGTCGGCTTCCTCGCCGGGACCGACGAGCGCGTCGTCGGCACGATCGACGCGGTCGAACGCGAGCTGTCGCACGACGGCTTCCTCCTGCGCTACTCCACCGAGGAGGCCGACGACGGCCTGCCGCCCGGCGAAGGCGCGTTCCTGCCGTGCTCGTTCTGGCTCGTCGACGCGCTCGTGCTCAGCGGCCGTCGCGACCGCGCGCTCGCCCTGTTCGAGCGGCTGAGCTCGCTCACCAACGACCTCGGCCTGTTGTCGGAGGAGTACGACCCCGTGGCTCGCCGCCAGGTCGGCAACTTCCCCCAGGCCTTCAGCCACCTCGCGCTGGTCAACAGCGCGCTCCTGCTCAGCCGCGACGAGCGCGCGGCACCCGCCGACGAAAGGGCCAACGTCTGA
- a CDS encoding glucose 1-dehydrogenase: MRALTVEPGTSGTARVEDVPEPPAEAGAVLVAALALGICGTDREIAAGEYGWAPEGRDRLILGHESLGRVLDAPDDAPVAPGDLVAGVVRRPDPQPCECCAAGRFDLCRNGEYTERGIKAIDGYGSERWRVEPEYAVRLDPSLERVGVLIEPTSVVAKAWDELDAIYGRLCARPRTAVITGAGPIGLLAALLAVQRGLETHVLDVVSDGLKPELVDRLGATYHAEPLPKTGLRPDVVVECTGVGQVVFDAMACTAAPGVVCLTGVSPKGRSLEVDAGALNRALVLENDTVFGSVNAAHRHYRLAAEALQQADHTWLERLLTRRVPLEDAPSVLGASGDDIKVVIEF, encoded by the coding sequence ATGCGCGCACTGACCGTCGAACCCGGCACGTCCGGAACCGCCCGCGTCGAGGACGTGCCCGAACCACCCGCCGAGGCCGGAGCCGTGCTGGTCGCCGCGCTGGCCCTCGGCATCTGCGGCACCGACCGCGAGATCGCCGCCGGCGAGTACGGCTGGGCGCCCGAGGGCCGCGACCGCCTGATCCTCGGCCACGAGTCGCTGGGACGCGTCCTGGACGCACCCGACGACGCGCCCGTCGCCCCCGGCGACCTCGTCGCGGGCGTCGTCCGTCGCCCGGACCCGCAGCCGTGCGAGTGCTGCGCGGCGGGCCGGTTCGACCTGTGCCGCAACGGCGAGTACACCGAGCGTGGGATCAAGGCGATCGACGGCTACGGCTCCGAGCGGTGGCGCGTGGAGCCCGAGTACGCCGTGCGCCTGGACCCGTCGCTCGAGCGCGTCGGCGTGCTGATCGAGCCGACGAGCGTCGTGGCGAAGGCGTGGGACGAGCTCGACGCGATCTACGGCCGCCTATGCGCGCGCCCGCGCACAGCCGTCATCACCGGCGCCGGCCCGATCGGCCTGCTCGCGGCGTTGCTGGCCGTGCAGCGCGGACTCGAGACGCACGTGCTGGACGTCGTCAGCGACGGGCTCAAGCCCGAGCTCGTGGACCGTCTCGGCGCCACCTACCACGCGGAGCCGCTGCCCAAGACGGGTCTGCGGCCGGACGTCGTGGTCGAGTGCACCGGCGTCGGGCAGGTCGTCTTCGACGCGATGGCCTGCACGGCGGCGCCCGGCGTCGTCTGCCTCACGGGCGTCTCGCCGAAGGGTCGCTCGCTCGAGGTGGACGCGGGGGCGCTCAACCGGGCGCTCGTGCTGGAGAACGACACGGTCTTCGGGTCGGTCAACGCCGCCCACCGGCACTACCGGCTCGCGGCCGAGGCGCTCCAGCAGGCGGACCACACGTGGCTCGAGCGCCTGCTCACGCGGCGCGTCCCGCTCGAGGACGCCCCGTCCGTCCTCGGCGCGTCCGGCGACGACATCAAGGTCGTGATCGAGTTCTGA
- a CDS encoding FAD binding domain-containing protein — protein sequence MQVHVPTSVDEAAGLLANGEGVLVAGCTGLYPHLQPDQSIISLRKAGLSGVETDGDSVRVGATTTLTELARAVPFLRESIDSIASPTIRNMATVGGNLFAPQPHGDLAVCLLALDAQVDKTGDVVTSISFKVPERWYYTKAMRRKQNSASIVTVASDGVRLALGGVAPQPVRAHAAEARLAEGDIDGAAEAALEAADPFDDAYASAWYRRRVLPVHVRRALTNAV from the coding sequence GTGCAGGTCCACGTTCCCACCTCGGTCGACGAGGCCGCGGGGCTGCTCGCGAACGGCGAGGGCGTGCTCGTCGCCGGCTGCACCGGCCTCTACCCGCACCTGCAGCCCGACCAGTCGATCATCAGCCTGCGCAAGGCCGGGCTCTCCGGCGTCGAGACCGACGGCGACAGCGTGCGCGTCGGCGCCACCACCACGCTGACCGAGCTCGCGCGTGCGGTGCCGTTCCTGCGCGAGTCGATCGACTCGATCGCCTCCCCCACGATCCGCAACATGGCCACGGTCGGCGGCAACCTGTTCGCGCCCCAGCCGCACGGCGACCTCGCGGTCTGCCTGCTCGCGCTGGACGCCCAGGTCGACAAGACCGGCGACGTGGTCACCAGCATCAGCTTCAAGGTGCCCGAGCGCTGGTACTACACGAAGGCGATGCGGCGCAAGCAGAACAGCGCCTCGATCGTCACCGTCGCCTCCGACGGCGTGCGCCTCGCGCTCGGCGGCGTCGCGCCGCAGCCCGTCCGCGCGCACGCGGCCGAGGCCCGGCTCGCGGAGGGCGACATCGACGGCGCGGCCGAGGCCGCCCTCGAGGCCGCCGACCCCTTCGACGACGCGTACGCCAGCGCGTGGTACCGCCGTCGTGTGCTTCCCGTCCATGTCCGGAGGGCTTTGACCAATGCCGTCTAG
- a CDS encoding amino acid ABC transporter ATP-binding protein, which translates to MSDQNLVELQGIHKAFGDNVVLAGVDLSVARGEVIVIAGPSGSGKSTMLRCVNGLETPDRGEITFDGRPVKPGKGLSALRAEIGFVFQQFHLFPHMSVLDNIVLAPTKVKGVARDAARTRGQELLERVGIAEKAHQFPAELSGGQQQRVAIARALAMDPKLMLFDEPTSALDPEMIREVLDVMRDLAREGMTMLVVTHEMGFAREVCDRLVFIDGGLIVEEGPPAEFFANAQSERAREFVDKIIHH; encoded by the coding sequence ATGAGTGACCAGAATCTGGTCGAACTTCAGGGCATCCATAAAGCGTTCGGCGACAACGTCGTCCTCGCAGGCGTAGACCTCTCGGTCGCGCGTGGTGAGGTCATCGTCATCGCCGGGCCTTCGGGGTCCGGGAAGTCGACGATGTTGCGCTGCGTCAACGGTCTGGAGACACCGGACCGTGGCGAGATCACGTTCGACGGACGTCCCGTCAAGCCGGGGAAGGGCTTATCGGCGTTGCGAGCGGAGATCGGGTTCGTGTTTCAGCAGTTCCATCTGTTTCCCCACATGTCGGTCCTGGACAACATCGTCCTGGCGCCGACGAAGGTGAAAGGCGTCGCGCGGGACGCGGCGCGCACGCGCGGGCAGGAGCTGCTCGAGCGTGTGGGGATCGCCGAGAAGGCGCATCAGTTCCCGGCCGAGCTGTCGGGCGGGCAGCAGCAACGGGTGGCGATCGCGCGAGCGCTCGCCATGGACCCGAAGCTGATGCTGTTCGACGAGCCGACCTCGGCGTTGGACCCGGAGATGATCCGGGAGGTGCTCGACGTCATGCGCGACCTCGCACGCGAGGGCATGACGATGCTGGTCGTCACGCACGAGATGGGCTTCGCCCGCGAGGTGTGTGACCGGCTGGTGTTCATCGACGGTGGCCTGATCGTGGAGGAGGGGCCGCCTGCGGAGTTCTTCGCGAACGCCCAGAGCGAGCGGGCGCGGGAATTCGTCGACAAGATCATCCACCACTAG
- a CDS encoding amino acid ABC transporter permease: protein MSYLFSPDNWEWLWTGNNARFIIEGFIINLEIALISIIFALIVGLALALLRLSSVKPVSVLAGAWVDLFRNLPLIFLILYFALALPKSWKDAWEDAMPGWAPEAFQSGLVLGAFLGLILYNSAVLAEIMRAGILSLPKGQGEAASALGMTRRQALRYVILPQGLRRMVPATVSQLITLNKDTTLVSIIAITEVMRRGRIVTSSGFFQDVTAPILQVFIFIGFLFVVVNYLLSRLSRRLEIRERKITGTKLKRVGGLEDQVAADPV, encoded by the coding sequence ATGAGCTATCTCTTCAGCCCGGACAACTGGGAGTGGCTGTGGACCGGCAACAACGCCCGGTTCATCATCGAGGGCTTCATCATCAACCTCGAGATCGCGCTCATCTCGATCATCTTCGCGCTGATCGTGGGGCTGGCGCTCGCCTTGCTGCGCCTGTCCAGCGTCAAGCCCGTGAGCGTGCTCGCGGGCGCGTGGGTGGACCTGTTCCGCAACCTGCCGCTGATCTTCCTGATCCTTTACTTCGCCTTGGCGTTGCCCAAGTCGTGGAAGGACGCGTGGGAGGACGCGATGCCCGGCTGGGCGCCCGAGGCGTTCCAGTCCGGTCTGGTGCTCGGCGCCTTCCTGGGCCTGATCCTCTACAACAGCGCGGTCCTCGCGGAGATCATGCGGGCGGGCATCCTCTCGCTGCCGAAGGGGCAGGGCGAGGCCGCGTCCGCGCTCGGCATGACGCGCCGTCAGGCGCTGCGCTACGTGATCCTGCCGCAGGGCCTGCGCCGGATGGTGCCGGCGACGGTCTCGCAGCTGATCACGCTCAACAAGGACACGACGCTGGTGTCCATCATCGCCATCACCGAGGTGATGCGCCGCGGGCGGATCGTCACCTCGTCCGGCTTCTTCCAGGACGTCACCGCGCCGATCCTGCAGGTGTTCATCTTCATCGGATTCCTGTTCGTGGTGGTGAACTACCTGCTCTCGCGCCTGTCGCGCCGGCTGGAGATCCGTGAGCGCAAGATCACGGGCACGAAGCTCAAGCGCGTCGGTGGGCTCGAGGACCAGGTCGCGGCCGATCCCGTCTGA
- a CDS encoding amino acid ABC transporter permease — translation MFDVLTEHWSEFSSGFWVTVRIIAGSFGIAMVVGTFVAAFRIAPNKWLQRLGGIYVEVFRNIPLLVLLFISFAGLRRAGVDIGPWVAGIASLGLYTAAYVAEALRSGVFSVGKGQVEASLSLGFSYAETLRRIVLPQAFRTVIAPLGSLTIAMIKNSAIVGVSLLALPDLLKQARVVSARTFQTDETFFWAAVGYIILTGLATLAFRVLEKRFAIAR, via the coding sequence TTGTTCGACGTACTCACAGAGCACTGGTCCGAGTTCAGCTCGGGCTTCTGGGTGACCGTGCGCATCATCGCGGGTTCCTTCGGGATCGCGATGGTCGTCGGCACCTTCGTGGCGGCGTTCCGGATCGCGCCGAACAAGTGGCTCCAGCGCCTCGGCGGGATCTACGTCGAGGTGTTCCGGAACATCCCGCTGCTCGTGCTCTTGTTCATCTCGTTCGCGGGGCTGCGGCGCGCGGGTGTGGACATCGGACCGTGGGTCGCCGGTATCGCCTCCTTGGGGCTGTACACGGCGGCCTACGTGGCCGAAGCGCTGCGCTCGGGCGTCTTCTCGGTCGGCAAGGGCCAGGTCGAGGCGTCGCTGTCCCTGGGGTTCAGCTACGCCGAGACGTTGCGGAGGATCGTGCTGCCGCAGGCGTTCCGGACGGTGATCGCGCCCCTGGGCTCGTTGACCATCGCGATGATCAAGAACTCGGCGATCGTGGGCGTCTCGCTGCTCGCGCTGCCTGACCTGTTGAAGCAGGCGCGCGTCGTGTCGGCGCGCACGTTCCAGACCGACGAGACGTTCTTCTGGGCGGCCGTCGGCTACATCATCCTGACCGGGCTCGCGACGCTGGCGTTCCGGGTCCTCGAGAAGCGGTTCGCGATCGCCCGATGA
- a CDS encoding fumarylacetoacetate hydrolase family protein, which yields MIERPGKIVAIGLNYMDHVRESGAEPPKQPLVFCKFTTSLIGDGEEIKIPRSLTERVDWEVELAAIIGKTARNVSVEDALSYVGGYTVANDVSARDLQFADVQWVRAKSLDTFCPIGPKVVQLDDPQNLKLITRVNGETVQDSNTSEMIFGVAELVSFCSHSFTLEEGDMILTGTPWGCGEFMDPKRSLKGGDVVECEIEGIGVLRNPVVEI from the coding sequence ATGATCGAGCGGCCGGGCAAGATCGTGGCGATCGGGCTCAACTACATGGACCACGTGCGCGAGTCGGGGGCTGAGCCGCCGAAGCAGCCGCTCGTGTTCTGCAAGTTCACGACGTCGCTGATCGGCGACGGCGAGGAGATCAAGATCCCTCGCTCCCTCACGGAGCGGGTGGACTGGGAGGTCGAGCTCGCCGCGATCATCGGCAAGACCGCCCGCAACGTGTCGGTCGAGGACGCGCTGTCCTACGTCGGCGGCTACACGGTCGCCAACGACGTGTCCGCGCGTGACCTCCAGTTCGCCGACGTGCAATGGGTGCGGGCGAAGAGCCTGGACACGTTCTGCCCGATCGGGCCGAAGGTCGTCCAGCTCGACGACCCGCAGAACCTCAAGCTGATCACGCGCGTGAACGGCGAGACCGTCCAGGACTCCAACACGAGCGAGATGATCTTCGGCGTCGCCGAGCTGGTGAGCTTCTGCTCGCACTCGTTCACGCTCGAGGAGGGCGACATGATCCTCACCGGCACGCCGTGGGGCTGCGGTGAGTTCATGGACCCCAAGCGCTCGCTCAAGGGCGGGGACGTCGTCGAGTGCGAGATCGAGGGCATCGGCGTCCTGCGCAACCCGGTCGTGGAGATCTAG